Genomic window (bacterium):
TTGGAGGTCCAAACTCAAATGCGATCTTCCTTTGCGCCCGCGGTTCGGCGAACCGCGATTATAACACCGCCATTTTTCCAATCCCGCGCCGGATTGCGTTTTTGCTAGAATCCAGGCGTCCTGTGTTTAGTTACGCGTCGCCAAAGGAGTGGACGATTGTCATACCGCATTACACGAATGCGGAAAGGACCCTTGGGCTCATCGGCGCGATTCGAAGCGCATCTCCTGAAAATTCAAACCCCGAAGTCGTCGTTGTAGATGACTGCAGCCCCGACGGAAGCGGCAAAATCCTTGCCCAAGCACAAGAGACACTTGATTTCAAGTTGATTGTAAACAGTAAGAATCTCGGATTCGGGCCGGCGCTCAACAGGGGAGCAGCAATCGCGATGGGAAGGCTGATCGCGTTTTCAAACTCGGATATCGAATTCGACGCAGAATACCCTTTATGTAATGTGCTGGATGCACTATCGAAAGCACTCGCGGAACCCGATATCGGAGCCGCGATGCCATTGATATTCAACTCCGCGCTTGCCGAAATCGAGAACCTGAACGAAATATGGGCGAACCGCGGCCTGCTGTGGCTGAAACGGAAACCGAAACGGGAGGTCAATGCGGATCTGGAGGATTCGGTTTTATGCGGCGCTTTTTTTGCTATGCGCAGGCAGGATTTCCAGAAGCTTGGCGGATTCGATCCGATTTTCGCTCCATATTTCTGGGAGGATGTCGAACTTGGCGCAAGGATCGAGGCCGCCGGAATGCGCGTCGTCGCCTGCGGAGAGTCCATGGTTTTGCATCGCCACGACGGCAGCATCGGGCCAAGCGCCGGCTCAAAAAAAAAATGGGAAGTAATGCGCAGCAATCAGCTTAAGTTCACCCGAATGTGGGGCGCGGAATACGGAGTCAAAGCAGGCGGATTCTGGAGATCGCTGCGCGCTTTTCGAAGCTTTGCAAAGCGGGAATTTGGACTTGGACTTGAATATATCGGTCTTAGATGATTCTGTTTTGAGCGTGTTGTAAGATATGCATACTTGCGGCGGGCCGACCGCCGCAAAAGAACGGAGGAATATATGAGCGAGTATTACAAGCGTCCGAAACTTGATGAACTTGATCTGCCGCTTGGCAAGCGCGTCAGGCTGCACAGGATGATGTATGAGCATGGCCCCGGCAACGGGAAGCTGCTTATCCTGCCGATAGATCAAGGCTTGGAGCACGGCCCGATTGATTTCGTTTCGAATCCGGAATGCAAGTTCCCGAAGTACCAGTACGAGCTTGCGAGACGCGGAGGCTATTCCGCCATCGCTTTGCATTACGGGCTGGCCTCCAAGTACCTCAAGGAGTACGCAGGGGAAATTCCCCTGGTGCTGAAAATCAACGGAAAAACTTCCATCCCCGGCGACGCACAGGCATTCAGCCCGCTGACAGCAACGGTGGAAGACGCTGTCAGGCTGGGTGCCGACGCCATAGGCTATACGTTGTTTGTTGGCAGCCCAGCGCAGGGTGACGACATCGGCCAGTTAACCGATGTCCGGTGCGAATGCGATCGGTATGGAATGCCGTTGATCGTCTGGGCGTACCCGCGCGGCGAAGCAATCGAGCGCAAGGGAGGTCGCGATCACTTTTATGCTGTTGATTACGCGGCCCGCGTCGCGGAAGAGTGCGGTGCCGACATCGTAAAAGTAAACCTGCCCAAACTGAAGTACGATTCGGCAAAAGTCGGCGAGCCTCCGCAGGAATACCGGAATCTCGACATACACGAAGCAGAAGCATTCAAGCGCGTGGTTCAAAGCGCGGGCCGAGCTTTCGTGTTGGTTAGCGGCGGCAGTAAAGTGAGCGACGACGATCTGCTTACAAAGGTTCGATGGAGCATGGAAGCAGGCGCCACCGGCCTCATTTTCGGGCGCAACATGTGGCAACGCCCCATGGAAGAAGCGCTCGCCATAACCGCCAAAGTCAAAGAAATAATGGCCAACAGCTAGCGGCGCGAAACCACTTTGAAATTGCAGAACGCCAAGATACCGCTAGGCTTGGTCGCCGGGTGACAAGGTTTCACTGCCTCCCGAGGAAAGTACAACTATGGCTCCGTCGCGGGTGCCGTCCTGGCCGCCCGGACCGGCATTTACCGGCGCGTCCGGGCCGGTTCTTGTTGTTCGGCAATGCTCCTCAAATTCACCATAAACGTCGTAGACGTCCGTTCCTTTGTTCCAGAGCGCGCCGTAGCCAACCAGCTTATATCCAATAACCCAAATCGGCGGATCTTGAAGCGACGGATCCACGGTTCGATCCACCGAGTTCGGATTGTAGTCGCCCCAACTTTTGTTGTCGCGGTTAACCGTATAGTAATAAAAGTTACCGAGAAGTGCGGTGGATGTTTCTCGCACGCCGCCGGGATTTAGCTGATTCGTCGCCTGATCGTGCGGGTAAACCGGATACAAATACTTCCAACCGGGATGTCCCAACGGCCGCAGACCCTGGTTTTTCGGCGGGCCGCCCGATATTTCCCACATCAGGTTGTTGTTTCTTCCGCCTGTATCTCTCTGGGATGTGACTCCGTCGCTTCTTTGATTGATCGGGCCGCGAGCCGGAGCGTTGTTGCGATCTACGTTATTCGTGAGCGTAAACGGATTGCGGGGATATTCGCCCAGGTAGCCGTATTCCAAAAGCGCGTCACCGTCGCCGGGACCGGCGGGCTCACACCAGCCGGGCCGGGAAGTAACCATTTGGCCGCCCAATTCAAAGCCGTCATCCGCAGTGAGCTTGTCCCAGGATTCCTGGCTGATGGTCCAAGAGTCCGTAAAATCCCCCCCGTATATCCATGGGGGATAAACGCCTTGATTGTCGGTTGAATATTGCTCAAGGGCGAGCTGAAGGGAATGCAAGTTCTGTTTGACCTGCGATTCCTTGGCTTTGTCCTTGATGCGCTGGAAGTTAGGTATTGCAAGGCTCACCAGGATACCTATGATCCCAACAACCACCAGCATTTCAACCAATGTAAATCCACGGTTTTTCATGGCTATCAGCCCTCGATTATAGTGCCGGGGAACTGCCCTCGGACAAATCCTAAGGACAATTCCCCGGTCAGAAGTGCTTAATTGAAGTATCCGGATCGAAGCTTACTGACCCGCGTCGTCAAGGTTCGTGCTCTTTGCGTCGCCGCCTGAATCGAGAACGACGATCACACCGTCCTTGATACCGTCCGGGCCTCCGCGGGACTGCGTAGAAGTATTCGGAGCGTTCGGCGTAGTCGGACAAGGCAGGCCTACTGGCGGGGTGCCGTATTCGCAAGATGCGGTACGCGCCTTATCCGGCCAGTTTGCATTGCGGTCGTAAACATCCATCGCCGCATTCAGCTTCATACCGAATGCGCACAAGTGGTACCCCGCCGGCTCGCCGGTAGCGTTGTACCAAATCCAGTTGTACTTCGTCGAAGCGAAGAACGTGTAATACAGGAAGTTGCCAACCAGAAGCGGCTGGCCCACCGACGTGAACGAAACCGGCCACCTGTCCGGGTCGGTAAGACCGCCGGTAATGGTGTAAACCGGTATCACATATTCGTCACCACTGAAATGGAGACGTTGGGCCATCGGCGGACCGAGAATTTCAACCATAAGGTTGTTTTCGATACCGCCGATTTGGTCTCTGCGCATTCCCGATGGATCGGCGCAGAAGCTGCAGGCCGGATGGTAGTGCTGAATCCGGCGGCTGGCTACCGCCTCGCCCTTTCTGGTGGTAATGATGAACGCGTTCCTTGGGGAGCGTTCGAGATAGCCCTCCATAATGAGCGTGTCGCCGAAACCGTTCGGCGCAATTTGAAGATTCCTCTTTGAGGGAGGAAGCTCGTTAATATCTTCATCCGTGATGTTCAGATCGTAATAGCGCTGGTTGATGGTCCAAGAATCTGACCAGTCGCCGCCGGCAATCCAGAAAGGATATTTGCCGCTTTCGTTGTCCGCGGAATATCTTTCCAGAGCGATCTGAATCGCATGAAGATTCTGTTTGGTCTCGGCCTCGCGGGCCTTGTCCTTGATCTTGATGAAGTTCGGCAGCGCAATCGCCACCAAAACGCCGATGATCACTATGACCACCAGCAATTCAATCAGCGTAAATCCTCTCTTCAACCTAGGTC
Coding sequences:
- a CDS encoding glycosyltransferase, with product MFSYASPKEWTIVIPHYTNAERTLGLIGAIRSASPENSNPEVVVVDDCSPDGSGKILAQAQETLDFKLIVNSKNLGFGPALNRGAAIAMGRLIAFSNSDIEFDAEYPLCNVLDALSKALAEPDIGAAMPLIFNSALAEIENLNEIWANRGLLWLKRKPKREVNADLEDSVLCGAFFAMRRQDFQKLGGFDPIFAPYFWEDVELGARIEAAGMRVVACGESMVLHRHDGSIGPSAGSKKKWEVMRSNQLKFTRMWGAEYGVKAGGFWRSLRAFRSFAKREFGLGLEYIGLR
- a CDS encoding fructose-bisphosphate aldolase, whose product is MSEYYKRPKLDELDLPLGKRVRLHRMMYEHGPGNGKLLILPIDQGLEHGPIDFVSNPECKFPKYQYELARRGGYSAIALHYGLASKYLKEYAGEIPLVLKINGKTSIPGDAQAFSPLTATVEDAVRLGADAIGYTLFVGSPAQGDDIGQLTDVRCECDRYGMPLIVWAYPRGEAIERKGGRDHFYAVDYAARVAEECGADIVKVNLPKLKYDSAKVGEPPQEYRNLDIHEAEAFKRVVQSAGRAFVLVSGGSKVSDDDLLTKVRWSMEAGATGLIFGRNMWQRPMEEALAITAKVKEIMANS
- a CDS encoding type II secretion system protein, which codes for MKNRGFTLVEMLVVVGIIGILVSLAIPNFQRIKDKAKESQVKQNLHSLQLALEQYSTDNQGVYPPWIYGGDFTDSWTISQESWDKLTADDGFELGGQMVTSRPGWCEPAGPGDGDALLEYGYLGEYPRNPFTLTNNVDRNNAPARGPINQRSDGVTSQRDTGGRNNNLMWEISGGPPKNQGLRPLGHPGWKYLYPVYPHDQATNQLNPGGVRETSTALLGNFYYYTVNRDNKSWGDYNPNSVDRTVDPSLQDPPIWVIGYKLVGYGALWNKGTDVYDVYGEFEEHCRTTRTGPDAPVNAGPGGQDGTRDGAIVVLSSGGSETLSPGDQA
- a CDS encoding prepilin-type N-terminal cleavage/methylation domain-containing protein produces the protein MKRGFTLIELLVVIVIIGVLVAIALPNFIKIKDKAREAETKQNLHAIQIALERYSADNESGKYPFWIAGGDWSDSWTINQRYYDLNITDEDINELPPSKRNLQIAPNGFGDTLIMEGYLERSPRNAFIITTRKGEAVASRRIQHYHPACSFCADPSGMRRDQIGGIENNLMVEILGPPMAQRLHFSGDEYVIPVYTITGGLTDPDRWPVSFTSVGQPLLVGNFLYYTFFASTKYNWIWYNATGEPAGYHLCAFGMKLNAAMDVYDRNANWPDKARTASCEYGTPPVGLPCPTTPNAPNTSTQSRGGPDGIKDGVIVVLDSGGDAKSTNLDDAGQ